Proteins from a single region of Aureibacter tunicatorum:
- a CDS encoding TIGR00730 family Rossman fold protein, producing MAEKEKKHDKIKHAFKDKNWSEIKSEDSWAIFKVIAEFVEGFDKLAKIGPCVSIFGSARTKPDHPYYKMAEDIASKLVEHGYGVITGGGPGIMEAGNRGANKLGGKSVGLNIKLPFEQFDNIYIDPDKLINFDYFFVRKVMFVRYSQGFIVMPGGMGTLDELFEALTLIQTEKIGKFPIVLVGKAYWAGLIDWLRKVVFEKENNVSEKDFDLISIVDTAEDAVAVIEDFYSKYLLSPNF from the coding sequence ATGGCAGAAAAAGAGAAAAAACACGATAAGATAAAGCATGCTTTCAAGGATAAGAATTGGAGCGAAATCAAAAGCGAAGATTCTTGGGCTATTTTTAAAGTAATAGCCGAGTTTGTGGAAGGTTTCGATAAATTGGCGAAAATCGGCCCTTGCGTTTCAATTTTTGGATCTGCACGAACCAAGCCCGATCATCCATATTATAAGATGGCTGAAGATATTGCGTCTAAACTAGTTGAGCATGGTTATGGGGTGATAACTGGAGGAGGCCCTGGAATTATGGAAGCAGGAAATCGAGGAGCGAATAAATTAGGCGGCAAATCCGTAGGGCTGAATATCAAGTTGCCTTTTGAACAATTCGATAATATTTATATCGATCCGGATAAATTGATAAATTTCGATTATTTTTTCGTGCGAAAAGTTATGTTTGTTCGTTATTCACAAGGATTTATTGTCATGCCTGGTGGAATGGGAACTTTAGACGAGCTTTTTGAGGCATTGACATTAATTCAAACCGAAAAAATCGGTAAATTCCCAATAGTGTTAGTAGGGAAGGCTTATTGGGCTGGTTTGATAGACTGGTTAAGAAAGGTTGTTTTTGAAAAGGAAAACAATGTAAGTGAAAAGGATTTTGATTTAATTTCAATTGTGGATACAGCTGAAGACGCTGTTGCTGTGATTGAAGACTTTTACAGTAAATATTTATTGTCACCAAACTTTTAG
- the uvrA gene encoding excinuclease ABC subunit UvrA encodes MSIDDNKAVFDQTGFDNIEIYGAREHNLKNIDIKIPRNELVVLTGISGSGKSSIAFDTIYAEGQRRYMESFSAYARSFMGGMERPDVDKINGLSPVISIEQKTTSKNPRSTVGTTTEVYDFMRLLFARAGEAYSYITGNKMVRQSEDQIVEQVFQTYANKKLVILAPVVKGRKGHYRELFEQLRKNGFSKVRVDGEVQDLIPKMQLDRYKIHDVEIVIDRVKVGEKDRFRISQSIKTALNHGEGLMMVLDEGENLKYFSKILMDPETGLAYDEPAPNTFSFNSPYGACPTCNGLGVIEEFTIENVIPDFSKSISQGAIEPLGEYRDIWIFKKIESFLKKHDLNISTPVEKFPKKILEKLMSGSGETVSVASVKYPGTDWNTKFDGVFDYLYKQKEAGTEKMQKWVNLFLSSNTCPDCNGARLKKESLHIKVAEKNIAELSQMDLKTLLDWFDSIDDKLSNRQKRIASEVLKEIKKRVGFLVDVGLHYLNIDRPVKTLSGGEAQRIRLATQIGTQLVGVLYILDEPSIGLHQRDNVKLIKALEDLRDLGNSVIVVEHDKDMMLAADHVIDIGPGAGIHGGRIVASGSPAEFVKQGSMTAKFLNGEVEIEVPKERRKGNGHELMIGGITGNNLKNVDLKLPLGKMVCVTGVSGSGKSTMIHETLYPILNAHFYKGKKVPMPYKKVEGLEYLDKVIEVDQSPIGRTPRSNPATYTGVFTEIRSLFSELPEAKIRGYKPGRFSFNVKGGRCETCQGAGKQVVEMDFLPDVLVDCEECKGKRYNRETLEVRYKGKSISDVLEMTVESATDFFENHPKIIRKIRTLNDVGLGYVTLGQHATTLSGGEAQRVKLATELSKKDTGKTMYILDEPTTGLHFQDILHLLKVIEKLVDKGNTVVVIEHNLDVIKMADHIIDMGPEGGSNGGEIVFEGTPEQLVSSKKGYTAKFLKEEL; translated from the coding sequence ATGTCTATTGATGATAATAAAGCTGTCTTTGACCAAACAGGCTTTGACAATATTGAAATTTATGGTGCTCGTGAGCATAATTTAAAGAATATTGATATAAAAATTCCAAGAAATGAGCTAGTGGTTCTCACGGGAATAAGCGGGAGCGGAAAGTCATCAATAGCATTTGATACAATTTATGCTGAAGGGCAGAGAAGATATATGGAGAGTTTTTCAGCATATGCCCGATCTTTTATGGGAGGAATGGAACGGCCTGATGTCGATAAGATCAATGGCTTGAGTCCAGTAATTTCTATAGAGCAAAAAACAACTTCCAAGAATCCAAGATCAACAGTCGGGACAACAACCGAAGTGTATGATTTTATGCGTCTTTTATTTGCCAGAGCAGGAGAAGCTTATTCTTACATTACTGGAAATAAAATGGTCAGGCAGTCAGAAGATCAGATTGTGGAGCAAGTATTTCAAACATATGCTAATAAAAAACTGGTAATATTAGCCCCAGTGGTCAAAGGTCGTAAAGGACATTACAGAGAACTTTTTGAGCAATTGAGAAAAAATGGCTTTTCCAAAGTGCGCGTGGATGGGGAAGTGCAGGACTTGATTCCGAAAATGCAGCTGGATAGATATAAAATCCATGATGTTGAGATTGTTATCGATAGGGTAAAGGTAGGAGAGAAAGATAGATTTAGAATTAGCCAGTCAATAAAGACAGCTCTGAATCATGGAGAAGGCTTGATGATGGTTCTTGATGAGGGTGAGAATCTTAAGTATTTTTCAAAAATTTTAATGGACCCTGAGACAGGACTTGCTTATGACGAGCCTGCTCCAAATACTTTTTCCTTTAACTCGCCATATGGAGCTTGTCCAACTTGCAATGGGCTTGGAGTTATTGAGGAGTTTACGATTGAAAATGTGATTCCTGACTTTTCCAAAAGTATTAGTCAAGGAGCGATAGAGCCTTTGGGAGAGTATCGAGATATTTGGATTTTTAAGAAAATAGAGTCGTTTTTAAAGAAACATGACTTGAATATTTCCACTCCTGTGGAAAAGTTCCCAAAAAAGATTCTGGAAAAATTAATGAGTGGTTCTGGAGAAACGGTGAGTGTTGCTTCGGTTAAATACCCAGGGACTGATTGGAATACAAAATTTGACGGAGTTTTCGATTATCTGTATAAGCAAAAAGAAGCGGGTACGGAAAAGATGCAAAAGTGGGTGAATTTATTTTTGTCATCCAATACTTGTCCGGATTGCAATGGAGCAAGGCTGAAGAAGGAATCTTTGCACATTAAGGTCGCTGAGAAGAATATCGCGGAGTTGTCTCAAATGGATTTGAAAACTTTGCTTGATTGGTTTGATAGCATCGATGACAAACTAAGCAATCGACAAAAGAGAATCGCATCTGAAGTTCTTAAAGAAATCAAAAAAAGAGTTGGTTTTTTAGTTGATGTCGGGTTGCATTATTTGAATATTGATCGGCCTGTGAAAACCTTGTCTGGAGGAGAAGCCCAAAGAATACGTTTGGCGACCCAGATAGGAACGCAACTGGTAGGTGTGCTTTATATTTTGGATGAGCCGAGTATAGGTCTTCATCAAAGAGACAATGTAAAGTTGATCAAAGCTTTGGAGGATTTGAGAGATTTGGGAAATAGTGTCATCGTTGTAGAGCATGATAAGGATATGATGTTGGCAGCTGATCATGTTATCGATATTGGCCCGGGCGCTGGTATTCATGGAGGAAGAATCGTTGCTTCAGGCTCGCCTGCTGAATTTGTAAAGCAAGGGTCAATGACAGCGAAATTCTTAAATGGAGAAGTTGAGATTGAGGTGCCTAAGGAGAGGCGAAAAGGGAATGGCCATGAATTAATGATTGGCGGAATAACAGGAAATAATCTCAAGAATGTCGACCTAAAACTTCCTCTTGGAAAAATGGTTTGCGTTACCGGAGTTTCTGGTAGCGGAAAATCTACTATGATTCACGAAACACTTTATCCAATACTTAACGCCCATTTTTATAAAGGCAAAAAGGTGCCTATGCCTTATAAAAAAGTAGAAGGCTTAGAATATTTGGATAAGGTAATAGAAGTGGATCAGTCTCCGATTGGCAGAACCCCAAGATCTAATCCAGCTACATATACGGGAGTTTTTACTGAAATTAGATCATTGTTTTCAGAACTTCCGGAAGCAAAAATTCGTGGATATAAACCAGGAAGATTTTCATTTAATGTCAAGGGAGGAAGGTGTGAAACTTGCCAAGGCGCAGGGAAGCAAGTTGTCGAGATGGATTTTTTACCTGATGTCTTAGTTGACTGTGAAGAATGCAAAGGGAAGAGGTACAATAGAGAAACGCTAGAGGTAAGGTATAAAGGCAAATCCATTTCGGATGTTTTGGAAATGACTGTTGAGTCGGCCACTGATTTTTTTGAAAATCATCCTAAAATTATCAGGAAAATAAGGACGCTTAACGACGTTGGTTTAGGGTATGTGACATTGGGACAGCATGCGACTACGCTCTCTGGTGGAGAGGCTCAAAGAGTGAAGTTGGCCACTGAGTTGTCGAAGAAAGACACAGGAAAAACCATGTACATTTTGGATGAACCTACAACGGGGCTTCATTTTCAAGATATATTGCATTTGCTTAAAGTCATTGAAAAGTTAGTGGACAAGGGAAATACCGTTGTGGTTATTGAACATAATTTGGATGTGATCAAAATGGCTGACCATATTATTGATATGGGGCCAGAGGGAGGCAGTAATGGAGGAGAAATAGTGTTTGAAGGAACTCCCGAGCAACTTGTAAGCTCGAAAAAAGGCTATACTGCCAAGTTTTTGAAAGAAGAGCTTTAA
- a CDS encoding TIGR01777 family oxidoreductase, translating into MISNKRILIAGGSGMVGRELIKHLTNFGVEVSILSRIVRESDDNIKSYVWDPEKGSVDEQAILDNDILINLAGANIGAKKWSDERKKEIVASRTQTTKLLVDKAKELDKKFENVICASAIGIYGGHFHNKVYNEESPAGNDFLADVVKAWEKSSNEFKEVSNHLVILRFGVVLDLEGGALPKMMKPITLGVGSALGTGKQYLSWIHIDDLCRMILWCLNKNLEGVYNAVAPNPLSNNQFTKVLAKSLNKPLLLPNVPSFVLKLMLGKMSALVLEGQNVSSDKVMETGFDFKFGELHDALNDLLPSGK; encoded by the coding sequence ATGATTTCTAATAAGAGAATATTAATAGCAGGCGGCTCCGGCATGGTCGGCAGAGAGTTGATCAAGCACCTGACCAATTTTGGAGTTGAAGTTTCAATACTATCTAGAATTGTTCGAGAGAGTGATGATAATATTAAGTCATATGTATGGGACCCCGAAAAAGGGAGTGTTGATGAACAAGCAATACTTGACAACGACATACTTATAAACTTGGCTGGGGCAAATATTGGAGCTAAGAAATGGAGTGACGAAAGAAAAAAAGAAATTGTAGCAAGTAGAACACAAACGACAAAGCTTCTTGTAGATAAAGCCAAAGAACTGGATAAGAAATTTGAAAACGTTATATGCGCATCTGCGATTGGAATTTATGGAGGGCATTTTCATAATAAAGTTTATAATGAAGAAAGTCCAGCAGGCAATGATTTCTTAGCGGATGTTGTGAAAGCTTGGGAGAAGTCAAGCAATGAATTTAAGGAAGTGTCTAATCATTTGGTGATTTTAAGGTTTGGTGTTGTGCTTGACTTAGAAGGAGGCGCCTTGCCAAAAATGATGAAACCGATAACATTAGGAGTTGGTAGTGCGCTAGGCACTGGAAAGCAATACTTGAGTTGGATTCATATCGATGATCTATGCAGAATGATACTTTGGTGTTTGAATAAAAATTTGGAAGGAGTATATAATGCTGTAGCACCTAATCCGCTTTCAAATAATCAGTTTACAAAAGTATTGGCGAAATCATTGAATAAGCCATTATTGTTGCCTAATGTCCCATCTTTTGTTTTGAAATTAATGCTTGGCAAGATGTCCGCTTTGGTTTTAGAAGGGCAAAATGTATCGAGTGATAAAGTGATGGAGACAGGCTTCGATTTCAAATTTGGAGAACTTCATGATGCTTTAAATGACTTGTTGCCGTCTGGAAAATAG
- a CDS encoding lytic transglycosylase domain-containing protein, which yields MSKKNVILILSAVVMLVTAFIIKDTTSDAKSVKLAAVPMVDGERVPFVNAKGFELPTKLYFAGEKVPLEDPDVYERLDKELNVNVYFHSSTIFLIKKSNRWLDQMKGYLKEEGLPEDLAYIPLIESGFEHVVSPAGAAGYWQLMRTTGREFGLEVNDEVDERYHVEKSTQAAIKYLKKSYEKFGNWTNVVASYNIGMAGFGRRLKDQKVDSYYDLLLNEETKRYVFRAIAIKEILDDQQKYGFYLPESSLYYPEKLDSITVEKSIPNLVDFAIENGITYKTLKRYNPWLRKKTLTIKKAGQKYTILVPKSS from the coding sequence TTGAGCAAAAAGAATGTCATTTTGATATTGTCGGCAGTAGTAATGCTTGTTACCGCTTTTATTATAAAGGATACCACAAGCGATGCTAAATCGGTCAAGTTAGCGGCGGTGCCTATGGTAGATGGCGAAAGAGTGCCATTTGTGAATGCCAAAGGTTTTGAGTTGCCGACTAAGTTGTACTTCGCAGGAGAAAAGGTGCCTTTGGAAGACCCGGATGTATATGAAAGGTTGGACAAAGAATTGAATGTGAATGTGTATTTTCACTCCAGCACTATTTTCTTGATTAAGAAATCCAATAGATGGCTGGATCAAATGAAAGGCTACTTGAAGGAGGAAGGCCTGCCGGAGGATTTAGCTTATATACCATTGATAGAAAGTGGATTTGAACACGTGGTTTCCCCTGCTGGAGCGGCTGGCTATTGGCAATTGATGAGAACGACAGGAAGAGAGTTTGGCTTGGAGGTGAATGACGAGGTTGACGAAAGATACCATGTTGAAAAGTCGACTCAAGCAGCTATTAAGTATCTTAAGAAGTCTTATGAGAAGTTTGGCAATTGGACGAATGTTGTCGCTAGCTATAACATAGGCATGGCAGGGTTTGGCAGAAGGCTTAAAGATCAGAAAGTTGACTCCTATTATGACCTTTTGTTGAATGAAGAGACTAAAAGATACGTGTTTAGAGCAATTGCGATCAAAGAGATTTTGGATGATCAGCAGAAGTATGGATTTTACTTGCCGGAATCGTCTTTATATTACCCAGAGAAATTGGATTCTATTACAGTTGAAAAGAGTATTCCAAACTTGGTGGATTTTGCGATCGAGAATGGTATCACCTATAAGACATTGAAGCGTTACAATCCATGGCTAAGGAAAAAAACGCTGACTATTAAGAAGGCTGGACAAAAGTATACTATATTAGTTCCAAAAAGTAGTTAA